The following proteins come from a genomic window of Macadamia integrifolia cultivar HAES 741 chromosome 14, SCU_Mint_v3, whole genome shotgun sequence:
- the LOC122060594 gene encoding UPF0481 protein At3g47200-like has product MTSTMEADIQAHTVVHLDSACNNQSNSQPRIRKVPCILRGVDKNRRCYNPMVVSIGPFHHGRPGLQLLEQLKMEQEQQFISYLGSEFPAFDRNFDEVAMRARDCYDLSTLGHPDLGPLTELSSKDFKCMMFRDGCFILHFICCVAENKPGYSKMKIDQRAFVLRDLFLLENQLPFIVLKTLMIIRFGEEKSKELITNFIQRQTVFPGNPPLQEDNQPLHLLDLLRNELVRAAPSKSPLFQIWPMSQPRDGTTTTTTTTTELEGWHSFRAVTELKASGVECKRSTTCSLKEISFKIGLIKGYLLLPPIVIDDSTQPKLLNLVAYETCPDAPDDFTVTSYICFLDSLIDSAEDVKELRSKGILHNVLGSDQQVADLFNDLTIDLVPDPELYRDVKSGIERHYRSTVRSWMADMRQTYFHNPWSVIALVAATLALLLTMVQTYYAIFPSNNNDSSKKP; this is encoded by the coding sequence ATGACCTCAACCATGGAGGCAGACATTCAGGCTCATACTGTTGTCCATTTAGATTCAGCCTGCAACAATCAATCGAATTCTCAGCCTCGAATACGGAAGGTTCCATGCATATTGCGTGGGGTCGACAAAAACAGACGATGCTACAATCCAATGGTGGTCTCAATTGGCCCTTTCCACCATGGCAGACCTGGATTACAACTTCTGGAGCAGCTCAAGATGGAACAGGAGCAACAGTTCATTTCCTATCTGGGCAGTGAATTCCCAGCCTTCGACAGAAACTTTGATGAGGTAGCTATGAGAGCAAGGGATTGTTACGATTTGAGTACTCTCGGGCACCCCGATTTGGGTCCTCTCACTGAGCTCTCAAGCAAAGATTTCAAGTGCATGATGTTCAGAGACGGTTGTTTCATTCTCCATTTCATTTGCTGTGTTGCCGAAAACAAGCCCGGCTATTCAAAGATGAAAATTGATCAAAGAGCTTTCGTGTTAAGGGACTTGTTCTTGCTGGAAAACCAATTGCCATTCATAGTTCTTAAGACACTGATGATCATTCGATTCGGTGAAGAAAAATCGAAAGAATTGATCACCAACTTCATCCAAAGGCAAACAGTGTTCCCTGGCAATCCTCCATTGCAGGAAGACAATCAACCCCTTCATCTCCTTGACCTACTTCGGAATGAACTAGTCCGTGCTGCACCATCCAAGAGTCCACTCTTTCAAATTTGGCCCATGTCTCAACCCAGAGAtggcaccaccaccaccaccaccaccaccacagaATTGGAAGGCTGGCACTCATTTCGCGCGGTCACTGAGCTTAAAGCATCAGGTGTAGAGTGCAAGAGAAGCACTACTTGTAGCCTAAAGGAGATCAGTTTCAAAATTGGCCTCATCAAGGGATATCTGTTACTTCCTCCTATTGTCATTGATGACTCAACCCAGCCTAAGTTGTTAAACTTGGTAGCTTATGAAACATGCCCTGATGCTCCAGACGACTTCACTGTTACCTCTTACATATGTTTCCTGGATTCTCTCATCGATAGCGCCGAGGATGTGAAAGAACTGAGATCAAAAGGAATACTTCACAATGTACTTGGCAGTGACCAGCAAGTTGCTGATCTCTTCAACGACTTGACGATCGACTTGGTGCCTGACCCTGAGCTTTATCGCGATGTTAAGAGTGGCATTGAAAGGCACTATAGGAGTACTGTAAGGTCTTGGATGGCTGATATGCGTCAGACATATTTCCATAACCCATGGTCTGTCATTGCTTTAGTTGCTGCTACATTGGCTCTCCTGCTTACCATGGTTCAAACTTATTATGCAATCTTCCCTAGCAACAACAATGACAGCTCCAAGAAGCCCTAA